The Sorangiineae bacterium MSr11954 DNA segment GGGCTTCGTCGTCCGCAACGCCGAGCAGCCGGACGACAAATACGGCTGGGTGGTGGGGCACGATTTGAACCCGCAAAAGAGCCGCATCCTGAGCATGGTGGCGCTGACCAAGACGCGCGATCCCAAGGAGCTGCAGCGCATCTTCTGGGAGTACTGATCTCGCGTAGGGCACCGAACATTCGGTGCCCGCAGCCGTACACGTTCCCGAAGATGGGGCTCGTCGCGGCTCCCTGCGAAGAGCGGGAACGGGAACGTGTACGGGAAGAGGAGTCGTCGCTCGACGTTAGCGCGCGCGGCGGCGCCGTACGCACGCCGCGGCCACCAGGCCCAACCCGATGCCGAGCGCTCCCGTGCCCGTGGGCGACTGGTGCGACGCCGAGCAACCCCCGGCATCCGCGCCGGCGCCCGACGCCTCCGGCGCGCCGCCGTTCGTGCCATCGCCGCCTTCACCGTTTTCGATGGCGTGGGTGAGCACCTCGACGGCCTCCTTGTTCTTCGCGACTTGCGTCTCGCTGGGGGCCGCGGGCGCGGCCGTCTTGACCCCGCGCCCCGAGCACGGCGCGCTCAATCCGGAGACCATCTTGGCGAGCGCGATGGGGTCCGAAATCATATCGACGTGCGCGTTTTGCGTGAGCGCCGACAAGAGCAGATAATTGTCGACGTTGGACGCCTCGTCCTGAAAACCCGCCTCGACACCCGTTACCAAATCGGCGATGGCGACGATGTTCGTGTAGCAAACGTTGGGGGCCGAGTCGTTCGTCGGGAGCGAGCGCTTGCCGCTGCCGATGGTGACCAAGGTGCCATCGTTCTCCGACAACGAGCCGTGCAGATCCTTCCAGTAGGCGGGATCGAACAGATCGGACGTAAAGTTCGATTCGGCGGTGGCCACCAGCTCCGGCGGGATGATCCCGAGCGGCGAGCCCGCGGCGGCGTAGGCGTTCACGGCGGCGGTGACCACCTGCTGAACCGAAAAGCCCGGATAGATTTTGCGCGCCGTCAGGGTCACGTTGGGCAGGAAGAGCCCGGCGTCGAGGAACTTGCCCGCGCCGAAGTGCGCATAAGGATGATGGAGCCCGCCGAAGGAGACGAAGCGGTGGACCTTGGCCGCGCCGCCCTTCTTCAACACGTAATTGTCGAGGACACCGGTGCCCGCCGAGTGCCCGATCACATCGACCCGAGGTGCGCCCGTGCGCTGCAGCACCTCGTCCACGAAGGCGCCGATTTGACCGGCCGAGGTGCTCAAATGATCTTGCCCGTTCGCCCCGCCCGGCACGTGGCCATAGTTGCGCGCGTAGACGCAATAACCCGCGCCCGAAAGGGTATTCAGGATGGCGCCCATTCCTTCGAAGTTGCCGGCCTGCCCATGAACGACGACGGCGGGGTATGGCCGCAGAGCGGTTGGCCGGCAATTGGGATCGTTCACCCCGCCCGCGTGGGCGGACGACGATGCGGCGAACGCCGCGCCGGCGAAGGCGGCGGCTGCGAACGAGCGCCGCGCGAGCGAGCGAGGGCGGCGAAACCGAGCCGTGAAGAGGCTTCCGGAGACGGTCATGGGTACTTCCTTCCGTACAGGTGGAGTGTCAGGGATTGTCGAGTTGAATGCGCAGCGCGGCGATGGCCGTCGCCAGCATCTCGTAATGGCCGACGAGCAGCACGAGCTCCAAACATTCTTTCTCCGTCATGCAATTACGGAGCGCGGTCCACGTGGCATCGTCGAGATCGCGCTGGGCGTGCAGCATGGTCGCGGCGCGCATCAAGGCCCGCTCCCGCTCGGACCAATCGGGATCGTCCGCGCCCGCCTTGACCCGCTCCACGTCGCGCTCCGTCAGGCCCGCCCGTTTGCCCAGCCGCGCGTGATGCTCGAACTCGTAATTGCACGCGCGCAAATGGGCCACGCGCAAAATCGCGAGCTCCGTCTCGCGCCGCGGGAGCGTCCCGCGCGGCATGATCGTGCTCGCGAACCCGAGCCAGCCGCGAAACAGCGGCCGGTGCTTGGCCAAGGTCGTGAACAGATTCGGCCGGCCGGTGCCGGCGAACCAACCGCACGCGCGCGCGACCAAATCGTTCACCAGGCCGATCTCGGAGAGCGTCCCGGGGGCAATGCGCGGCGCGCTCATGTCCCCGCCGACGGCTCTTTCGGTTGCGGG contains these protein-coding regions:
- a CDS encoding carboxymuconolactone decarboxylase family protein, whose translation is MSAPRIAPGTLSEIGLVNDLVARACGWFAGTGRPNLFTTLAKHRPLFRGWLGFASTIMPRGTLPRRETELAILRVAHLRACNYEFEHHARLGKRAGLTERDVERVKAGADDPDWSERERALMRAATMLHAQRDLDDATWTALRNCMTEKECLELVLLVGHYEMLATAIAALRIQLDNP